A section of the Gemmatimonadaceae bacterium genome encodes:
- a CDS encoding insulinase family protein yields MSGSTSGGRPTPGVARPYAFPAVESQRFANGLEALVVPLRRLPLATVLLMSDAGAECDAVAAAGTAQLTTEALAEGTRSRDAVALAGTFEQLGGSLDTGVAWTHATCSTTVLATRLPGALQLLAEVLREPSFPEGEVDRLREEQLAALLQQRAEPRGLADDMFARFCFVAASRYAVGEAGDEAGVAPLTRREVVAHHARYVVPARSRVIVVGDVEVAQVMQLAEETLGAWRRDGEVAPAIDVGAATAGRGLHLVAKDDAPQTELRIGHPSVPRAHRDFHALTVMNAILGGLFNSRINLNLREVHAYTYGAFSQFDWRRYASLFEVSTAVRSDVTGAAVTEIMGEIARMRDERVSDAELSLAVDYLTGVFPIRFETSAAIAGALATRAGFALPANYFDEYRARIAAVTADDVLRVAQLHLDPARLQVVAVGDPLQVRGQLESLALGEVRSYDATGARLEG; encoded by the coding sequence ATGAGCGGATCGACTTCCGGCGGACGCCCCACGCCAGGCGTGGCGCGCCCCTATGCGTTTCCCGCCGTGGAATCGCAGCGCTTTGCCAACGGCCTCGAGGCACTGGTGGTTCCGTTGCGGCGGCTCCCGCTGGCCACCGTGCTCCTGATGTCGGATGCGGGCGCCGAGTGCGACGCGGTTGCAGCTGCGGGCACGGCCCAGCTGACCACCGAGGCGCTGGCCGAGGGGACGCGATCGCGCGACGCGGTCGCGCTGGCCGGGACGTTCGAGCAGCTCGGCGGGTCGCTGGATACGGGGGTGGCGTGGACGCACGCCACGTGCAGCACGACGGTGCTGGCCACGCGGCTGCCGGGTGCGTTGCAGCTGCTGGCCGAGGTGCTGCGCGAGCCGTCGTTCCCCGAGGGGGAAGTTGATCGCCTGCGTGAGGAGCAGCTGGCGGCGCTACTGCAGCAGCGCGCCGAGCCGCGCGGGTTGGCCGACGACATGTTCGCGCGCTTCTGCTTTGTCGCGGCGAGCCGCTATGCCGTGGGCGAAGCGGGCGACGAGGCAGGAGTGGCGCCGTTGACGCGGCGCGAGGTGGTCGCGCACCACGCGCGCTATGTCGTGCCGGCGCGCAGCCGGGTGATCGTGGTGGGCGACGTGGAGGTGGCGCAGGTGATGCAGCTGGCGGAAGAGACGCTGGGCGCGTGGCGGCGCGATGGCGAAGTTGCCCCCGCGATCGATGTCGGCGCCGCTACCGCCGGACGTGGGCTCCACCTCGTGGCAAAGGACGACGCCCCGCAGACCGAGTTGCGCATCGGGCACCCCTCGGTGCCGCGCGCCCATCGCGACTTCCATGCGCTCACCGTGATGAACGCGATCCTGGGCGGACTGTTCAACTCGCGCATCAACCTCAACCTGCGCGAGGTGCACGCCTACACGTACGGTGCCTTCTCGCAGTTCGACTGGCGCCGCTACGCGTCGCTGTTCGAAGTCTCCACCGCGGTGCGCAGCGACGTGACCGGGGCGGCGGTCACCGAGATCATGGGCGAGATCGCGCGCATGCGCGACGAACGGGTGAGCGACGCCGAGTTGTCGCTGGCGGTGGACTACCTCACCGGGGTCTTTCCCATTCGCTTCGAGACGTCGGCCGCAATTGCCGGGGCGCTGGCGACGCGCGCTGGATTTGCCCTCCCGGCGAACTACTTCGACGAGTATCGCGCCCGCATCGCCGCGGTCACCGCCGACGATGTGCTGCGCGTCGCGCAGCTGCACCTGGACCCGGCTCGCCTGCAGGTGGTGGCGGTGGGTGACCCGTTGCAGGTGCGCGGACAACTGGAATCACTCGCCCTGGGCGAGGTGCGCAGCTACGACGCGACCGGTGCGCGCCTCGAGGGGTGA
- a CDS encoding NUDIX hydrolase encodes MSDSTRESPKHAVSSADDGATGDSPRVGSVRAYHGRVLNVDLDRVRFPNGTLGELEMIRHPGASAVLPFASDPAGDDPQLLLIRQYRYAAERFIYEIPAGRLDPGETPLACATRELLEETGCTAARVEHLITIYTTPGFTDEKIHLFMATGLTMGESRLEADEFIEVVTKPLSEVLRLIEQGEVVDGKTLVAILYAAGFRCGR; translated from the coding sequence GTGAGCGACTCCACGCGGGAATCCCCGAAGCACGCGGTCAGCAGCGCCGACGACGGCGCCACCGGCGACTCTCCGCGGGTGGGTTCGGTGCGTGCCTACCACGGTCGCGTCCTGAATGTCGACCTCGACCGCGTGCGCTTTCCCAACGGGACACTCGGCGAGCTGGAGATGATCCGGCATCCCGGCGCCTCGGCGGTGCTCCCCTTCGCCAGCGATCCGGCGGGCGACGATCCGCAGCTCCTCCTCATCCGCCAGTACCGGTATGCTGCGGAGCGCTTCATCTACGAGATACCGGCGGGGCGGCTGGACCCGGGAGAAACGCCCCTGGCCTGCGCAACTCGCGAACTCCTGGAGGAAACGGGTTGCACCGCTGCGCGTGTCGAACACCTGATCACGATCTACACGACGCCTGGCTTCACCGACGAGAAGATCCACCTCTTCATGGCGACGGGACTCACCATGGGGGAGAGCCGGCTGGAGGCGGACGAGTTTATCGAGGTCGTCACCAAGCCGCTCTCCGAGGTCCTGCGACTCATCGAGCAGGGAGAGGTGGTCGACGGCAAGACGCTCGTGGCGATTCTGTACGCCGCAGGTTTTCGCTGCGGCCGCTGA
- a CDS encoding sigma-70 family RNA polymerase sigma factor produces MADSALQSAHLTAGHAVREQLRQVDDGAVVSAFLTGEERAFQELVDRYQTRLLNFIYRTIGDRERAEDLVQEVFIRVYRHLHRFDRSKKFSTWIYTIASNLAKNELRNRSRNPLVLFQAIRKNWQDEDRPLQFEDPASRPDDLYRKRHLRELVELSVERLPEHHRQVFVLRELEGKSYEEIAEITDCNLGTVKSRLNRARNAFAAIISPGLR; encoded by the coding sequence ATGGCTGACTCTGCACTCCAATCGGCGCACCTTACCGCGGGGCACGCGGTCAGGGAGCAGCTCCGACAGGTGGATGACGGTGCGGTGGTCAGCGCCTTCCTCACGGGTGAGGAGCGTGCCTTCCAGGAGTTGGTCGATCGCTACCAGACGCGCCTGCTGAACTTCATCTACCGGACCATCGGTGACCGTGAGCGCGCGGAGGACCTCGTGCAGGAGGTGTTCATCCGCGTGTACCGCCACCTTCATCGCTTCGACCGGTCGAAGAAGTTCTCGACGTGGATCTACACCATCGCGTCGAACCTGGCCAAGAATGAGCTGCGGAACCGCTCGCGGAATCCGCTCGTGCTTTTCCAGGCGATCCGCAAGAACTGGCAGGACGAAGATCGTCCGCTCCAATTCGAGGATCCGGCGTCGCGCCCCGATGACCTCTATCGCAAGCGCCACCTGCGCGAGCTGGTGGAACTGTCGGTGGAGCGCCTGCCAGAACACCATCGCCAGGTGTTCGTGCTGCGTGAACTCGAGGGGAAGTCGTACGAGGAGATTGCCGAGATCACCGACTGCAACCTGGGAACGGTGAAGTCCCGGTTGAACCGGGCGCGGAACGCCTTCGCGGCGATCATCAGTCCGGGGCTGCGGTAA
- the holA gene encoding DNA polymerase III subunit delta yields the protein MSAQGLRELRKAIVSKAFEPAYFFHGDDEYRKESAVRELIAGAVDPATRDFNFDLLRGGEVTPEQLASAANTLPMMAERRVVVLRDVPALKKDSRAVLERYLTRPSCDTVLILVAPAGAKPEKGLDHGVVSLPFPVLRDQELMEWVSRHAQEVHGVTMTQRAVSLLFESVGSDTGQLASEVDKLVSYTQGATIDTDAVAAVVGVRQGESLGDFLDRVAARDAAGALALIEHVLQLPKSGLVPIIIALSVQTLAMGWARQARDRGVSEARLGSELFALLKETGAYPMRSWSEATDCWKRNVARWDATSIDAALAALLAADRAAKDTKLSSDEQMLASLVCAMCAPARRLAA from the coding sequence ATGAGTGCCCAGGGGCTCCGCGAGCTGCGGAAGGCGATCGTGAGCAAGGCCTTCGAGCCGGCGTACTTCTTTCACGGCGACGACGAGTACCGGAAGGAGAGCGCCGTGCGGGAGTTGATCGCGGGAGCGGTCGATCCGGCCACGCGCGACTTCAACTTCGATCTCCTGCGCGGGGGCGAGGTGACGCCCGAGCAGCTCGCGTCGGCGGCGAACACGCTTCCCATGATGGCCGAGCGGCGCGTGGTGGTGCTGCGCGATGTCCCGGCCCTCAAGAAGGATTCGCGCGCGGTGCTCGAGCGGTACCTCACGCGCCCCTCGTGCGATACGGTGCTGATCCTCGTTGCACCTGCCGGAGCCAAGCCGGAGAAAGGGCTGGACCATGGCGTGGTGTCGCTGCCGTTTCCCGTGCTGCGCGACCAGGAGCTGATGGAGTGGGTGTCGCGGCATGCGCAGGAGGTGCATGGCGTGACGATGACGCAGCGCGCGGTCTCGCTCCTGTTCGAGTCGGTGGGGAGTGACACGGGGCAGCTGGCGTCGGAGGTCGACAAGCTCGTGTCCTACACGCAGGGAGCGACGATCGACACCGACGCTGTGGCTGCGGTGGTGGGGGTGCGGCAGGGGGAGTCGCTGGGAGACTTCCTGGACCGGGTCGCGGCGCGCGATGCGGCGGGGGCGCTGGCGCTGATCGAGCACGTGTTGCAGCTGCCGAAGTCGGGGCTCGTCCCGATCATCATCGCCCTCAGTGTGCAGACGCTGGCCATGGGGTGGGCGCGGCAGGCGCGGGATCGCGGCGTGTCGGAGGCGCGGCTGGGGAGCGAGCTGTTTGCCCTGTTGAAGGAGACCGGTGCCTATCCCATGCGCTCGTGGAGCGAGGCGACCGATTGCTGGAAGCGAAACGTGGCGCGCTGGGATGCGACGAGCATCGACGCCGCGCTGGCGGCGCTGCTTGCCGCCGACCGCGCGGCCAAGGACACCAAGCTCTCCTCGGACGAGCAGATGCTGGCCTCGCTGGTGTGCGCGATGTGTGCGCCGGCGCGGCGTCTCGCAGCCTGA
- a CDS encoding SPOR domain-containing protein gives MSMRGVRAAMVALGAVAIVAPATARAQRTDAAAAPSAILSRVQRMVNGGDRDGARAFADSVVQASPEGSAAYVEALYARAFASPSAVEAERDYLRVSVEYSLSPRAEDATMMVAQLKLARGDRLGARRNFERLVREHPEGSQASKAAFWAGRLAIEDGDLPHGCQSLATSRAKVSADDVELVNQIDYYRQRCSAAALAAAAPADTAAAAASTAKGATTPGAGSAKARPKTAREKAQERADSVRAERARVESARKERVRLEQERVAAERAEKLRVALEQRAAQEQAATQERIAREQAERQRAADSAAAVPGKVFTVQVAAFPKLRDAEALKEVLQQRGYEARVWGAKAPFRVRVGRYATHEEADAALARMKGSRLNGMVVEAEPQ, from the coding sequence GTGAGCATGCGTGGCGTGCGTGCCGCCATGGTGGCGCTCGGCGCAGTTGCCATCGTTGCGCCCGCGACGGCGCGGGCGCAACGCACGGATGCGGCAGCGGCGCCCAGTGCGATCCTGTCGCGCGTGCAGCGGATGGTGAACGGCGGCGATCGCGATGGTGCGCGCGCGTTTGCCGACTCGGTGGTGCAGGCGTCGCCAGAGGGGAGCGCGGCGTACGTGGAGGCGCTCTACGCGCGCGCATTCGCCTCGCCGAGCGCGGTGGAGGCAGAGCGTGACTACCTGCGGGTGAGCGTGGAGTATTCGCTGTCGCCGCGCGCGGAGGATGCCACGATGATGGTGGCGCAGCTCAAGCTCGCGCGGGGCGACCGGTTGGGGGCGCGCCGCAACTTCGAGCGCCTGGTGCGCGAGCACCCGGAGGGGAGCCAGGCATCGAAAGCCGCCTTCTGGGCGGGGCGGCTGGCGATCGAGGATGGCGACCTGCCGCACGGCTGCCAATCGTTAGCCACCTCGCGCGCGAAGGTCTCGGCCGACGACGTGGAGCTGGTGAACCAGATCGACTACTACCGCCAGCGGTGCAGCGCGGCGGCGCTGGCTGCCGCGGCGCCGGCGGACACGGCGGCTGCCGCCGCGAGCACGGCCAAGGGGGCGACCACGCCCGGGGCGGGGAGCGCGAAGGCCAGGCCGAAGACGGCCCGGGAGAAGGCGCAGGAGCGCGCCGATTCCGTGCGCGCCGAGAGGGCGCGCGTGGAATCGGCGCGCAAGGAACGGGTACGCCTCGAGCAGGAGCGCGTTGCAGCTGAACGCGCGGAGAAGCTGCGTGTAGCGCTGGAGCAACGTGCCGCGCAGGAGCAGGCGGCGACGCAGGAACGCATCGCGCGCGAACAAGCCGAGCGCCAACGAGCCGCCGATAGCGCGGCCGCGGTTCCCGGGAAGGTGTTCACGGTGCAGGTGGCGGCCTTTCCCAAGCTGCGCGACGCCGAAGCGTTGAAGGAGGTGCTGCAGCAGCGCGGTTATGAGGCGCGGGTGTGGGGGGCCAAGGCGCCGTTCCGCGTGCGGGTGGGGCGCTATGCCACGCATGAAGAGGCCGACGCGGCGTTGGCGCGCATGAAGGGGTCGCGCTTGAACGGGATGGTCGTCGAAGCCGAGCCGCAATGA
- the mutS gene encoding DNA mismatch repair protein MutS encodes MSRDATPLMQQYRDIKARHQEAILLFRMGDFYEMFFEDAEVASRVLGLTLTSRNNGGASDVPLAGVPVKAVNDYLRRLVQQGFRVAICEQVEDPKLAKGIVRREVVETITPGAAFADDLLDVTRNNFLCAVHRDGDTFGIAAADVSTGAFHLVIAPARDAGAALARFAPSEVLVARGTSLVGAAAGELSADGALVTERDAWEFDPELAREELARHFGVHSLEGFGVGGDAAPAVGAGGALLKYVRELQPAGIPHLSRPTLERAGGVMPLDEMTRRNLELVESLRGESEHPNGRAAAERAGTLLGVFDRTQTPMGARALRQWLLAPLLDKGAIDARLDAVGALVGDSLARGAVRDALDGVRDVERLASKAAAGRATPRELGALGSSLAQLPRVVAAIAHLTDYGALGDVAAHWDSCADLAEAIAAALVERAPVAIGDEDTIRPGVDIALDELRALRDGGRDAIANIQAAERERTGITSLKVGYNRVFGYFIEISNANRHLIPDDYQRRQTLTGAERYVTPALKEYEEKVLTATERIEVRERELFEALRTRVGGAIRRLQGAAALAAQLDVLATLAEVAASERYVRPEITDGFELDIIGGRHPVVERMMPRDKFIPNDVQLTDGGRMIILTGPNMAGKSTILRQIGLIALIAQVGSFVPAAKATIGIIDRIFTRVGASDNLVRGQSTFMVEMAETSAILHTATRRSLVLLDEIGRGTSTYDGVSIAWAVSEHLHDTTGAKTVFATHYHELTQLIDELPAARNFNVAVREVGEQVLFLHRLQPGGADRSYGIEVGRLAGLPDAVIRRAREVLALLEGEALVAGLSGEKTGRREDEKTRGGGATPQLSLFATAPHPAMLRLKQVDVNQMTPLEAMKILDELSRLARDA; translated from the coding sequence ATGAGTCGCGACGCGACGCCGTTGATGCAGCAGTACCGGGACATCAAGGCCCGCCACCAGGAGGCGATCCTGCTGTTCCGGATGGGCGACTTCTACGAGATGTTCTTCGAGGACGCCGAGGTGGCGTCGCGCGTGCTGGGGTTGACGCTCACCAGCCGCAACAACGGGGGCGCATCCGACGTGCCGTTGGCCGGCGTGCCCGTGAAGGCGGTGAATGACTACCTGCGCCGGCTCGTGCAGCAGGGGTTCCGCGTCGCCATCTGCGAGCAGGTGGAGGATCCCAAGCTGGCCAAGGGGATCGTGCGACGCGAAGTGGTGGAGACCATCACGCCCGGGGCCGCCTTCGCCGACGACCTGCTGGACGTCACGCGGAACAACTTCCTGTGCGCGGTGCACCGTGACGGCGACACGTTCGGAATTGCAGCTGCCGACGTCTCGACCGGGGCGTTCCACCTGGTGATTGCGCCGGCGCGCGATGCCGGGGCGGCGCTGGCGCGCTTTGCGCCGAGCGAGGTGTTGGTGGCGCGTGGCACCTCGCTGGTAGGGGCGGCGGCCGGTGAGCTGAGCGCCGACGGGGCGCTGGTGACCGAGCGCGACGCTTGGGAGTTCGACCCGGAGCTGGCGCGCGAGGAGCTGGCGCGGCACTTCGGCGTGCACTCGCTGGAGGGCTTTGGCGTGGGGGGCGACGCGGCACCGGCGGTGGGGGCGGGGGGGGCGTTGCTCAAGTACGTGCGAGAGTTGCAGCCGGCGGGCATCCCGCACCTGTCGCGCCCGACGCTGGAGCGCGCGGGCGGCGTCATGCCGCTGGACGAGATGACGCGCCGCAACCTGGAGCTGGTGGAGTCGCTGCGTGGCGAGAGCGAGCACCCCAACGGGCGCGCGGCCGCCGAGCGTGCGGGGACGCTGCTGGGCGTGTTCGACCGCACGCAGACGCCAATGGGAGCGCGTGCGCTGCGGCAGTGGCTCCTGGCGCCGCTCCTGGACAAGGGGGCGATCGATGCGCGGCTGGATGCGGTGGGGGCGCTGGTGGGCGACTCGCTGGCCCGCGGCGCCGTGCGCGACGCGCTGGATGGGGTGCGCGACGTGGAGCGGCTGGCGAGCAAGGCGGCCGCGGGGCGCGCCACGCCGCGCGAGCTGGGCGCGTTAGGCAGCTCGCTGGCGCAACTGCCGCGCGTGGTGGCCGCGATTGCGCACCTCACGGACTATGGCGCGCTGGGCGACGTTGCCGCGCACTGGGACTCGTGCGCCGACCTGGCGGAGGCGATCGCCGCGGCGCTGGTGGAGCGAGCGCCGGTGGCCATCGGCGACGAGGATACCATTCGTCCCGGCGTGGACATCGCGCTGGACGAGCTGCGTGCGCTGCGCGACGGTGGGCGCGATGCCATCGCCAACATCCAGGCCGCCGAGCGCGAGCGGACGGGGATTACCTCGCTCAAGGTGGGTTACAACCGCGTCTTCGGGTATTTCATCGAGATCAGCAACGCCAACCGGCACCTGATTCCCGACGACTACCAGCGCCGCCAAACGCTCACCGGCGCCGAGCGCTACGTCACGCCGGCGCTCAAGGAGTACGAGGAGAAGGTCCTGACGGCGACCGAGCGCATCGAGGTGCGTGAGCGCGAGCTGTTCGAGGCGTTGCGGACACGAGTGGGCGGGGCCATCCGCCGGCTGCAAGGGGCGGCGGCGCTGGCGGCGCAGCTCGACGTGCTGGCAACGCTGGCCGAGGTGGCGGCGAGCGAGCGCTATGTGCGCCCGGAAATCACGGACGGCTTCGAGCTGGACATCATTGGCGGGCGCCACCCGGTGGTGGAGCGGATGATGCCGCGCGACAAGTTCATCCCCAACGATGTGCAGCTGACGGACGGAGGGCGGATGATCATCCTCACCGGCCCCAACATGGCCGGCAAGTCGACGATCCTGCGCCAGATCGGGCTCATCGCGCTCATTGCGCAGGTCGGATCGTTCGTCCCGGCGGCGAAGGCGACGATCGGGATCATCGACCGCATCTTCACGCGGGTGGGGGCGAGCGACAACCTGGTGCGCGGGCAGTCGACGTTCATGGTGGAGATGGCAGAGACGAGCGCCATCCTGCACACGGCCACTCGGCGGTCGCTGGTATTGCTGGACGAGATCGGGCGCGGGACGTCGACGTACGACGGCGTCTCGATCGCGTGGGCGGTGAGCGAGCACCTGCACGACACGACCGGGGCCAAGACCGTCTTCGCCACGCACTATCACGAGCTGACGCAACTCATCGACGAACTCCCGGCGGCGCGCAACTTCAACGTCGCGGTGCGGGAGGTGGGGGAGCAGGTGCTCTTTCTGCACCGATTGCAACCGGGTGGGGCGGATCGGTCGTACGGGATCGAGGTGGGGCGGCTGGCGGGATTGCCCGACGCCGTCATTCGACGTGCGCGCGAAGTGCTGGCGTTGCTGGAGGGGGAGGCGTTGGTGGCGGGACTCTCGGGGGAGAAGACGGGAAGACGAGAGGACGAGAAGACGAGAGGGGGGGGTGCGACACCGCAGTTGTCCCTCTTTGCCACTGCGCCGCATCCGGCGATGCTCAGGCTCAAGCAGGTGGACGTGAACCAGATGACGCCGCTGGAAGCGATGAAGATCCTCGACGAGCTCTCGCGACTCGCTAGGGATGCCTAG
- a CDS encoding energy transducer TonB, translating to MALLASGCGKGGRGEGPQVATADSLPVFIGDSLPFKYPVAPYIEGVQDNVTLRLYLDEFGRPVPESTKVHEHAKLAAFDSSALEGASQLVFRPAYRDGKAIAFPVLFPIKFRVPDGPPMPGDSGAPIAPAAPVVAESSAVKR from the coding sequence GTGGCGTTACTTGCGTCGGGGTGCGGCAAGGGGGGAAGGGGGGAGGGGCCGCAGGTGGCGACGGCGGACTCGCTCCCGGTGTTCATCGGTGATTCGCTCCCGTTCAAGTACCCGGTGGCCCCGTATATCGAAGGGGTCCAGGACAACGTCACGTTGCGGCTGTACCTGGACGAGTTTGGCCGTCCGGTACCGGAGTCGACGAAGGTGCACGAACACGCGAAGCTCGCCGCCTTCGACAGCTCGGCGCTGGAGGGGGCATCGCAGCTCGTCTTCCGACCGGCGTACCGCGACGGGAAGGCGATTGCCTTCCCGGTGCTCTTTCCGATCAAGTTCCGCGTCCCCGATGGCCCCCCGATGCCGGGGGACAGCGGGGCCCCGATTGCGCCCGCTGCGCCCGTCGTCGCCGAATCGTCCGCTGTCAAGCGTTAG
- a CDS encoding pyridoxal-phosphate dependent enzyme, giving the protein MAQLSGRVPRNRQVFESVLETIGWTPLIHLTRVTRGIRTPVYGKAEFFNPGGSVKDRIGLPIIAQAEREGKLKPGGVIVEGTSGNTGIGLALAAALRGYRCIFTMPDKMSQEKVRLLKAFGAEVIITPTAVPPDHPDNYVMMARRIAAETPNAVLANQFYNEANPQAHEETTGPELWEQTEGRITHFVGAAGTGGTLTGVGRYLKSKNPKIQIIAGDPQGSILAEMWRSQGQGKPEGAPYKVEGIGQDKVPGTLDMGVIDEFITVSDKDAFSMARRLTREEGLFVGGSAGLIAHAALNVARRINDPDALVVTFLCDTGERYLSKLYNDEWMRENQLLEADKATIAQVINVKPGGAPVMVSTAPGAPVRQALRLMSLHDVSQLPVMDGSTCIGSVNEHTLSARALDNPKLLDATVGDVMDPPFPMIDVNTPADNVAKLLSKTNPAVLVQSHGQLAGIVTRGDLLQYLMAK; this is encoded by the coding sequence ATCGCGCAGCTGTCCGGCCGCGTTCCCCGCAACCGCCAGGTCTTCGAGTCGGTGCTGGAGACGATCGGATGGACGCCGCTCATCCACCTCACGCGCGTCACGCGCGGAATCCGCACGCCGGTGTACGGCAAGGCGGAGTTCTTCAACCCTGGCGGCTCGGTGAAGGACCGCATCGGGCTCCCGATCATCGCGCAGGCCGAGCGCGAGGGGAAGCTCAAGCCAGGCGGGGTGATCGTGGAAGGGACGAGCGGCAACACGGGGATCGGGCTCGCGCTGGCCGCGGCGCTCAGGGGGTATCGCTGCATCTTCACGATGCCCGACAAGATGTCGCAGGAGAAGGTGCGCCTGCTCAAGGCCTTTGGGGCCGAGGTGATCATCACGCCGACGGCAGTTCCGCCGGACCATCCCGACAACTACGTGATGATGGCGCGGCGCATTGCCGCGGAGACGCCTAACGCGGTGCTGGCCAACCAGTTCTACAACGAGGCCAACCCGCAGGCGCACGAAGAGACGACGGGGCCCGAGCTGTGGGAGCAGACCGAGGGGCGCATCACGCACTTTGTCGGCGCGGCGGGGACGGGGGGGACGCTCACCGGGGTGGGGCGTTACCTCAAGTCGAAGAACCCGAAGATCCAGATCATTGCCGGCGACCCGCAGGGGTCGATCCTGGCCGAGATGTGGCGCTCGCAGGGGCAGGGGAAGCCGGAAGGGGCGCCGTACAAGGTGGAAGGGATCGGGCAGGACAAGGTCCCGGGGACGCTCGACATGGGAGTCATCGACGAGTTCATCACCGTCAGCGACAAGGATGCCTTCTCGATGGCGCGGCGCCTGACGAGAGAGGAAGGACTCTTCGTGGGCGGCTCGGCGGGGCTCATCGCGCATGCCGCGCTCAACGTGGCGCGCCGCATCAACGATCCCGACGCCTTGGTGGTCACCTTCCTGTGCGACACGGGGGAGCGCTACCTCTCCAAGCTCTACAACGACGAGTGGATGCGCGAGAACCAGCTCCTGGAGGCCGACAAGGCGACGATTGCGCAGGTGATCAACGTGAAGCCGGGCGGGGCGCCAGTGATGGTGAGCACGGCGCCGGGCGCACCGGTGCGGCAGGCGTTGCGGCTGATGTCGCTGCACGACGTGTCGCAGCTCCCGGTGATGGACGGGAGCACCTGCATTGGCTCGGTCAACGAGCACACGTTGTCGGCGCGCGCATTGGACAACCCCAAGCTGCTGGATGCGACGGTGGGCGACGTGATGGACCCGCCCTTCCCGATGATCGACGTCAACACGCCCGCCGACAACGTGGCCAAGCTCCTCTCGAAGACAAACCCCGCGGTGCTGGTGCAGTCGCACGGGCAGCTGGCGGGGATCGTGACGCGCGGCGACTTGCTGCAGTACCTCATGGCGAAGTGA